Genomic window (Streptomyces sp. LX-29):
TTGGCGGCGGCCTTCTTCGCGGTCGCCTTCTTGGCGGCGGCCTTCTTCGCGGCGGCACCGACCTGGAGGCTGCCCTTCGGCGCCTTCTTGACGGAGACCTCACCGCCCTTGGGCAGCTTCTTGGAGCCGCTCACCAGGTCCTTGAAGCCCTGACCGGCGCGGAAACGGGGGACCGAGGTCTTCTTGACCCGGACCCGCTCGCCGGTCTGCGGGTTACGGGCGTAGCGAGCCGGACGCTCCACCTTCTCGAACGAGCCGAAACCGGTGACCGAAACCCGATCCCCGCCGACGACCGCGCGGACGATTGCGTCCAGGACCGCGTCGACAGCGTCGGCGGCGTTCTGACGCCCGCCGAGCTTGTCCTGAATCGCCTCTACTAGCTGCGCCTTGTTCACGTCTTCCCCTTCGGAGACATTGCTGAAACCAATGTGTTCAAGCTTTTTCGCACGTTAGGCAGATATATACCGCAAATCAAACACGAAACGGGCTAATCACCCTTGTGCCGCAACGATCTGGACCGTCACGGAGTTCGGTCGTCGTTGGGGTCTTGGGGAAAACGACCCTTGTCGAGGTCGTCCATCAACCGGTCCAGACGCCGCGCCGCGTCTGCCAGATCGTGTTTCGCCGCGGCCGTGATGACCAGCAGCTTCCGGGTCAGCGCCATCCGTACGCCCTCCGGGACTTGCAGTGCGCGCACCATGGAGTGCGCTCGCTTGAGTCGGTCGGCGACAACCCGGTAGAGCTCGAGTTGGGTGTCGCGTTCCATGCGCTGATTGTGCCATCTGCGGCGAGTTGTCGCCTCATGGGGCCTCAACATGCCGATGCGCCGCCGGTCGGTGGACCGGCGACGCATCGTGTCAAACGCGCTCTGCGCAGGGAGAACCGGGGTGGCTCAGAGCTCAACCGTGCTGGGCTTGAAGGAGGGTCGCCGGGCCTCGTAGGCGGCGATGTCGGCCTCCTCCCGGAGGGTCAGGCTGATGTCGTCCAACCCCTCCAGCAGCCTCCAGCGGGCGTTCTCGTCAAGCTCAAATTCAGCCGTGATGCCCTCGGCTCGAACCTGTCGGTCGACCAGGTCGACGGTGACCTCGGCGGCGGGGTCGGCCTCGGTCAGCTCCCACAGCCGGTCCACGGTCTCCTGCGGCAGCACCACGGTCAGCAGACCGTTCTTGAGGGAGTTGCCACGGAAGATGTCGGCGAACCGCGCGGAGATCACGGCCTTGAAGCCGTAGTTCTGCAGCGCCCATACGGCGTGCTCGCGCGAGGAGCCGGTGCCGAAGTCGGGGCCGGCGACCAGCACCGTGGCGCCCTGGCGCTCGGGGCGGTTCAGCACGAAGTCCGGGTCCTTGCGCCACGCCTCGAACAGCCCGTCCTCGAAGCCGTCGCGGGTGACCTTCTTCAGCCAGTGGGCGGGAATGATCTGGTCGGTGTCGACGTTGCTGCGGCGCAGCGGGACGGCCCGGCCGGTGTGGGTGGTGAAAGCTTCCATGGTTCTCAGACTCCGGCGGGCGTGCGGGCGGCGGACGTGTCGTGCAGGTCGGCGGGCGAGGCCAGGTGGCCGAGGACCGCGGTGGCGGCGGCGACCTGCGGGGAGACCAGGTGGGTACGGCCGCCCTTGCCCTGCCTGCCCTCGAAGTTGCGGTTGGAGGTGGACGCCGAACGCTCGCCCGGGGCCAGCTGGTCGGGGTTCATGCCCAGACACATCGAACAGCCCGCGTGCCGCCATTCGGCGCCGGCCGCGGTGAACACCTTGTCCAGGCCCTCCTCGACGGCCTGCAGCGCCACCCGCACCGAGCCCGGCACCACCAGCATCCGCACCCCCTCGGCGACCGAACGACCCTCCAGCACGGCCGCGGCCGAGCGCAGGTCCTCGATCCGGCCGTTGGTGCAGGAGCCCACGAAGACGGTGTCGACGGAGATGTCCCGCAGCGCCTGACCAGCCGTCAGACCCATGTACTCCAGGGCCTTCTCGGCCGCCAGCCGCTCACTGGGGTCGGCGTACGAGGCGGGGTCCGGAACGTTCGCCGACAGCGGCGCGCCCTGGCCCGGGTTGGTGCCCCAGGTGACGAAGGGGGACAGCTCGGCGGCGTCGATGACGACCTCGTGGTCGAAGACCGCGTCGTCGTCGGTGCGCAGCGTGCGCCAGTACTCGACGGCGGCGTCCCAGTCGGCTCCGCGCGGGGCGTGCGGACGGTCCTTGAGGTAGTCGAAGGTGGTCTCGTCGGGGGCGATCATCCCGGCTCGCGCGCCCGCCTCGATGGACATGTTGCACACAGTCATCCGGGCCTCCATCGACAGCTTCTCGATGGCGGAGCCGCGGTATTCGATGACGTAGCCCTGGCCGCCACCGGTGCCGATCCGGGCGATGATCGCCAGGATCAGGTCCTTGGCGGTGACGCCGTCGGGCAGCTCGCCCTCGACCGT
Coding sequences:
- a CDS encoding HU family DNA-binding protein — translated: MNKAQLVEAIQDKLGGRQNAADAVDAVLDAIVRAVVGGDRVSVTGFGSFEKVERPARYARNPQTGERVRVKKTSVPRFRAGQGFKDLVSGSKKLPKGGEVSVKKAPKGSLQVGAAAKKAAAKKATAKKAAAKKTTAVAKKAAPAKKATTTAAAKKVTAKKAPAKKTTTAAAKKTTTAAKKTTTAAAKKTAPAKKAVAKKAPAKKTTARKTTAKKTTARKK
- the leuD gene encoding 3-isopropylmalate dehydratase small subunit, yielding MEAFTTHTGRAVPLRRSNVDTDQIIPAHWLKKVTRDGFEDGLFEAWRKDPDFVLNRPERQGATVLVAGPDFGTGSSREHAVWALQNYGFKAVISARFADIFRGNSLKNGLLTVVLPQETVDRLWELTEADPAAEVTVDLVDRQVRAEGITAEFELDENARWRLLEGLDDISLTLREEADIAAYEARRPSFKPSTVEL
- the leuC gene encoding 3-isopropylmalate dehydratase large subunit, whose product is MGRTLAEKVWDDHVVRRAEGEPDLLFIDLHLLHEVTSPQAFDGLRKAGRAVRRTDLTIATEDHNTPTLDIDKPIADPVSRAQLETLRKNCAEFGVRLHPLGDVEQGVVHVVGPQLGLTQPGTTVVCGDSHTSTHGAFGALAFGIGTSQVEHVLATQTLPMAPFKTMAITVEGELPDGVTAKDLILAIIARIGTGGGQGYVIEYRGSAIEKLSMEARMTVCNMSIEAGARAGMIAPDETTFDYLKDRPHAPRGADWDAAVEYWRTLRTDDDAVFDHEVVIDAAELSPFVTWGTNPGQGAPLSANVPDPASYADPSERLAAEKALEYMGLTAGQALRDISVDTVFVGSCTNGRIEDLRSAAAVLEGRSVAEGVRMLVVPGSVRVALQAVEEGLDKVFTAAGAEWRHAGCSMCLGMNPDQLAPGERSASTSNRNFEGRQGKGGRTHLVSPQVAAATAVLGHLASPADLHDTSAARTPAGV